The DNA sequence TGATATGGATAAGTATTTCGCGTGCCTAAGTTAGCCAGATTTATGCATAATTAGGGTTTAGTGACCCTCCGAAAGGAACTAAAGAAAAAGCTATTCCTATTAGCAGGATCACAGAAACGATAATTGATAGTAATTTTTTCCGATTCATACTCTTCAAGCTAACATTTGAATATACGTCACAACGACATATATTTCCTAATAGTACGTCAAGGTGATGTATATTCCTAGAATCCAACTCAAATCTTCGTTTAATTCCGCCAAATATGGCGAACTTCCCCCCTAAACCCAAATTCATTTGGTCAATAGCGGCTTTTGGGGCTGCTATTTCTTGCGGCAGCATTTGACTTATAACTCACTGAATTTCTTAGTATATTTTAAATAGTCAGAATCCAGTGATGCCTAATGTTAGTACACGCAAACAAAAAATAGTTGCAACTGCTAAAATGGGATTTACTGTATGTAAAAACAGCAAAGGAGTTTGCATATGTTGGATGAAATTCGCGGCCCTTTGCCGCGCAAGCCAACTAAGCTAATGGACCAATTAAGGGCACCAATGCGCTCTCGGCAAATGGCGTATAAAACAGAAAAAACCTATTGCTATTGGATTGTCGACTTTATTTATTACCACAAAAAGCAACACCCCAAATTTATGGGTGCGCGGGAAGTTGATGCTTATCTCAGCCATTTGGCTATTGACCGTAACTGCTCGGTGAACACTCAGAAAACGGCGCTTAACTCTCTGGGATTTCTTTATACCAAATTCATGAGCGTAGATCTCAACAGCAAGATGAGACACCCACCCAAAATCCAGAAAACAGGCAAATCCCACTGCTGGATTAGCCCCGCAACCAACACCCCAAACATCTAAGCCACTCCCTCATACCAAGAGCACCCAATAGCTCCCCAAACACCCACCACAAATTCCCCGTGCAATTTCCCCAAAATTCATTACACTTTGCCCTCCTCCAGTTCAGCACCCCCTTAAAAACCCTTTAAAAACCAGACAGTTACATGACAACCAAAGCCAGTACTACCAGCGCACCACAACACACCCCGATGATGCAGCAATACTTCCGTATCAAGGCCGATCACCCCAATGAGATGGTGTTCTACCGTATGGGTGATTTTTATGAGCTGTTTTTTGATGATGCCAAGAAAGCCGCGAAACTGCTGGATGTAACACTGACCGCACGCGGGAAGAGTAATGGTGAACCTATTCCCATGGCAGGCGTGCCTTACCACGCAGCGGAAAATTATCTGGCCAAGCTGGTTCGGCTTGGGGTTTCGGTGGCAATTTGTGAGCAGGTGGGCGACCCGGCTACCTCCAAAGGCCCGGTTGAGCGCAAAGTTATGCGCGTGGTCACACCCGGTACGGTAAGCGACGAAGCACTGCTAGATGAACATCGCGATAACTGGTTAATGGCCATTAGCGGGCACGAACAGCGCTACGGTATTGCCTGCTTGGATATGGGTAGCGGTCGTTTTTTTGTCTTTGAGGTAAGCGGGGAAGAAGCCCTTATTGCTGAAGTGGAGCGCTTACGCCCAGCCGAAATACTGGCACAAGAAAGCCTGCTAATACCCGCAGGTATAAATAGTCGCGCGGGCTTTCGCAGCCGCGCCGAATGGGAATTTGATTTTGAAACGGGCGAGCGCCTGCTTACGCGGCATTTTGAAACAAAAGATCTACACGGTTTTGGCTGTGAAGGTTTAAATTTGGCGGTTGGCGCGGCCGGCTGCCTATTCGGGTATGCCAAGGAAACCCAGCGCACCGAGCTTGGTCATATTTCCAGCCTTACCATAGAGAACCCTGATGACAGCGTTACGCTGGATGCGGCCACGCGCCGTAATCTGGAAATTGACATCAACCTGACCGGCGGCGAAGACAACACGCTTTTCAGCGTTCTTAATACCAGTTCTACGGCGATGGGTGGCCGCTTGCTACGTCGCTGGCTTAATTCACCGCTACGCGACCAATCTATACTGGAAGCACGGCAATCGGCGATTACGGCGCTGCTCAGTAATTACCTGTACGAATCGCTTCGACAGTCGCTCAAACATATTGGCGACCTTGAGCGCATTCTTGGGCGTATTGCCTTGCGCTCGGCTAGGCCTCGCGACCTTTCGCGGCTGCTCAGTTCTATTGCTCGCTACCCCGAAATTCAATCATTGCTGGCCAATGAAAACGCACCAAAAATTCGACATTTAGCCGATCACATCAGCCAGTTTCCCCAGCTTGTTGAACTACTGGACAAGGCCCTCATAGAAAACCCGCCCGTGGTACTTCGTGATGGCGGCGTTATTGCCGAAGGTTTTGATAGCGAACTGGACGAACTGCGGAACATCAGCACTAACGCCGGCGACTTTTTGGTAAAGCTGGAAACCCAGGAGCGCGAGCGCACCGGGCTTAGTACGCTTAAGGTTGGCTACAACCGTGTGCATGGCTACTTTATTGAAATCAGCAAATTACAGTCCGATAAAGCCCCGGTAGAATATATTCGCCGGCAAACACTGAAAAATGCCGAGCGCTATATTACGCCAGAACTCAAAGAGTTTGAGGATAAGGCGCTGTCGGCCAAAAGCCGGGCATTAACCCGTGAAAAAGCCCTGTACGAAACATTAATAGACACCCTTAACGAACACTTACTGGCCCTGCAAAAATCGGCTGCTGCCGTTTCCGAACTGGATGTTCTGAGCACTTTCGCCGAGCGTGCCGACCGATTAAATTTTGTCTGCCCCGAATTTTCCAAGGAACAAGGTATTCACATTGAGCAGGGCCGCCACCCGGTGGTAGAGCAGGTACTCGATAACCCCTTTATCCCCAATAACCTCACGCTAGACAACCAACAACGTATGCTCATTATTACCGGCCCCAACATGGGCGGTAAATCCACCTATATGCGCCAGACCGCACTCATAGTGCTGCTCGCTCAGGTTGGCTGTTTTGTGCCTGCACACGCTTGTAAAATGGGGCTTGTAGACCGCATATTTACCCGTATAGGCTCTTCCGATGACCTTGCCGGTGGCCGCTCCACCTTTATGGTGGAAATGACCGAAACCGCCAACATTCTCAATAATGCCAGCGACAAAAGCTTGGTGTTAATGGACGAAATTGGCCGTGGCACCAGCACCTACGATGGCCTCTCCCTTGCTTGGGCCTGCGTAGAGCACCTTGCGCAAAACCTACAGGCCTTTACGCTGTTTGCCACGCATTACTTTGAAATTACCGCACTGCCCGAACAGCTTCCCACAGTGAAAAATGTGCACCTGGACGCAACCGAGCACAACGACAACATTGTGTTTCTACACAACATTCAGAGTGGCCCCGCCAGCAAAAGCTTTGGGCTTCAGGTGGCCAAGCTTGCCGGTATACCGGCAGACGTTCTGGAAAATGCTAAAAACCAACTTCACAGACTGGAAACGGGAGCGCCCACCGCAGCCCATACCCCACCGGCGACTATACCCACCGCTGCAATCACTAAGGCTCCGGCGGCTTCGACATCACCTAGCCCACAGGCAGACCTGTTTGCTTTGCCGGAACCCAGTAAAAGCGACCAAGCGCTTAAAAAGCTTAATCCCGATGAATTAACCCCACGCCAAGCATTGGAACTTATCTACAAACTAAAAGAACTTATGTAATACGCACAATATGGGGCTGCACAAAGGCTAGGCGAGTGAGCACCTTCCTGTTAAAATGCCGCGCTTTTCAAGATCAGCCAGAGGTTACGCCCCATGACATTCGTAGTTGGAGATAACTGCATTAAGTGCAAACACACCGATTGTGTTGAAGTGTGCCCGGTTGACTGCTTTTACGAAGGTCCGAACTTTCTTGTGATTCACCCAGACGAGTGCATTGATTGCGCCCTGTGTGAACCAGAATGTCCGGTCGATGCGATTTTTTCTGAAGACGAATTACCGTCTGATCAGGAAGCCTTTCTTGAGCTTAATGCCGAATTGGCCGAAGTATGGCCTAATATCACCGAGAAGAAGGATGCCCCCGCCGACTCTGAAGAATGGGATGGCGTAGAAGGTAAGCTTAAATACCTCGAACGCTAAGGCATCAAACCTTTGCATGCAGAATAAAAAAGCCGGCTCCCGGCTTTTTTTGTGGCTGAAATTAATGACCTGCGCTGTGCATATATAACAGGCACAAAAAAACCGCCCGTTGGCGGTTTTTTAATATTTGGTGCTATGTAATCTATTATTGTTTACTTCTACGGCGCGTTATCAGCAACCCCACTACTCCCAGTGCAATCAGTGCCAAAGACGATGTCTCTGGTACTTCAGCAACCATTGCGTTTGCGCTAGTTGCGAACGCGCTTAACAGTACTGCCACTATGGCTTTATCCATGTACTTCCCACTCATAACTACTCTCCAATGTTTTCCATATTCTGCCTAAAGCCAAACGCTCAAGCTGCAGAATCAACTGTCGCGAAGCAATATGCGAGCCAATCAAATATTTTCCATTTATATCAACACGTTACCAATTCACAGAAAGCTTATCACACGCCACCTGTAAACTTTGCCGACGCACTGCAGCAGTGCGTTTCTCGCACAGAGCCCGGCCGGTATTACTGTCATAGAGGAGGCGGCGCTTTTGCGGAATATTTTTAGCCGTTCACACTAAGCCGATACACGATAAACATTCAGATTGAATGTTTAATGAATGAGTTCAATTTACACTGCATTCTGGGTAATGCCCTTGAACGCAGAAGTGTGTACGGCCATCATAATGGTCGCCAACCGGCCAACATAGTTGACGTCGAATAGGCGTGACATAACTCGGTGTGCAAGAAGGTTTTAGTCTTTTTACGGACAGCTGTGCATGGGGAAACGAACGTGCCATACAGGACAATTACATCGCTGAACTATGTGGAATCGGCGAGCACGCGCTGAGTGTTGCGCACAACAAAAAGCCCGCCGATTATCGCGGCAGGCTTTTAAGTTGGACGTTTAAGTTGGACTTTTGGAAAAAGTGAAAGACGCGTTACATTGCACCAAACAATGCGGTTGCATCCAAACCTTGCTTCTCCAGAATATCGCGTAAACGACGTAGGGCTTCTACCTGAATTTGGCGAACACGCTCACGTGTTAAACCAATTTCACGCCCTACTTCTTCTAAGGTGCTTGTCTCATGACCGCGAAGGCCAAATCGGCGCGCAACCACTTCGCGCTGCTTCTCACTAAGTTCATCTAGCCAACCATTGAGGCTGGTGCTTAAATCGCTGTCCTGCAGAAGTTCAACAGGGTCGGACACCTGCTGGTCAGGCACAGTATCAACCACGGTCTTTTCGGATGACGGGCCGATGGGCACATCCATGGAGGTAACACGCTCGTTTAACGCCAGCATACGCTCTACGTCTGCTACCGGCTTGTCGAGCAAGTTGGCTATTTCTTCAGGGGAAGGCTCATGATCAAGCTTCTGCGAAAGCTCACGGGCAGCTCGAAGGTATACATTCAACTCCTTCACAACATGAATCGGAAGGCGGATAGTCCGCGTCTGATTCATAATGGCCCTTTCAATGGTCTGTCGAATCCACCACGTTGCATAAGTGGAAAAGCGGAACCCTCTCTCTGGGTCAAACTTCTCTACTGCTCGTATCAACCCGAGATTACCTTCTTCAATAAGGTCGAGCAACGCGAGACCACGGTTAACGTAGCGGCGGGATATTTTCACTACCAAGCGCAGGTTACTTTCTATCATACGCTTGCGCGACGCTTCATCCCCTTTCAGGGCTTTGCGCGCAAAATACACTTCCTCTTCTGCACTTAGCAGTGGGGAGAAGCCAATTTCATTCAGATAAAGCTGAGTAGCATCAAGGTTACGCTGATAGGTATCGTCGACCTCTGTTGTGCTGCGAACGACTTTAGCCTTAGGTTTAGCCTTGGCTTTTGGTTTAGCTTTTGCTTTTGCGGATCGCTTGGCGGGGGCGCTGTCGTTTTCAGCAATGTCATCTAGACCGAAGGTGATATTTGGGTTGGAAAGTGCCTCTTGCTCTACTTCTGCATAAGACAAAACTGTATCGAGTTCTTGAACTGCCATGACCTGACTCCTGTTTACCGAGAATATCTAAGCGAACTCCGAGTTCGCATTATTAGCAGGTTGGGCGCTACCACTGCCCCCCTTCGGTTCTTATATTTCCCTTCGGAGAGTCTTTAAGAGACAAATCCGTAACCGGTTAACTAAATGTCGGCAGGATTAATATTTCTTTAAGCTTTCTGAAGAAAATTTTAGTGCTTTATAATTAATACTGTTTTAGCACTATTTACGGGGCAACAATGAGAGGGGATCGATCGGTTTACCGTTATAGCGTATTTCAAAATGCAGCTTCACAGTGTCCGAACCGGAGGAGCCCATCTCGGCAATCTTGTCGCCAGCCTTTACCTTATCGCCCTCTTTGACTATGAGTCGCCGATTGTGTGCATAGGCACTAAGGTACTTTTCACTGTGCTTGACGATGACTAACTTGCCGTAACCTCGCAAGCCACTGCCGGAATACACAACACTCCCTGCAGCGGCTGTATACACAGGCTCCCCCAAATTACCCCGAATATCAATACCTTTGTTTAGCCCCCCGTTTGAGCTGAAAGTAGCAACTAGCTTTCCTTTTGCGGGCCACTGCCATTTATTGGGGGACGAAAGTGTAAAGTTTTGTGTTTCTTTACGCGCTACTACCGATTCTTTTTCCGAATGGCTGGGGGGGGCTAGGGGGGCCGCGGTTTTAGCGGAAGGCGTGGTTTTGGCGGTTTGATTAGGCCTGTTAGGCGCTTTTTTGAGCGAGAGCTTAGGGTCGAGACTTAATTTCTGCCCAGGGAAGATATGATAGCTGGAATCCACGCCATTCAACTGCGCCAGCAATTTGTAGTTCAAATTGTAACGCCACGCAATCGAATAAAGAGTTTCCCCTTTTGCAACTATATGGAATGTAAGCTTCTCTCCGGGCGGCGGGCTACGGTCACTCACTTGTACCTTGGGGTCGTTGCTACCACAAGCCGTAATGATAAAAATGACAGCGGTCCCAGTGATCAATATATTGATCGGTCTGACCAGCCCATATAAAGCGACAGCCAGTGGTTTCCAAATAATATGCGCCGTGTAGATGTACATTTTCCAACCAACACTAGAAGATTTGGTGCTTAATACGAAAGTCTTATTAAAAATAGATCTATAGTCTTAGACCAACCTTTAAACAATTTAGCCCTTTATTCGAACTTAGGGATACGTAACCACATAAAAAATCGGGCGAATTAACTAGTTAATTGAATAACGTTTAGATATTTTTTCAACTAAAAGGACTAAACCAAGCCCCACTAGCACAAGAATCAGTGCAGCAATGAGCTGTGGCTCCTGCCCCACCAGCGTCTCATACTGAGCAGGTGAAATATTTTTCTGAACAAGTGGTATATGCTCGCCATGCCTATTGACAGCCGATTCCAGCGTTTGCTTCCAGGGCCAAGTTACATTCAATGAACCTATTAAAAAGCCTATAAGCGTCGCTAGGGTGGTTTGATGAAAGTTATGCAGTAACCATGAAAGAAAACGTGAAAACACCAGAAGCCCCGCTACGCAGCCCAACCCGAAGCTTGCCAGCGCGATTAAATCGAGATCGGTTATCGCCTGTAAAAATACCGGGTATAAACCGACCAAAAGTAGAATAAAGCTGCCGGAAATACCCGGCAGAATCATTGCGCATATCGCCACAAACCCGCCGAGGAAAAGTATCCACCAGGCTCCGGGCAGCTGCGCCGGGGAGGCCACCGATACACCGAAAACAAACGCTGCCCCCAGTAAGCAGGCCAAAATTTGCCGCCAATGCCACTGTTTTTGGTGCTTGAGCAATAAAATAATAGAAGCCGCTATAAGGCCCGAGAAGAAAGCCCATACCAGTAGAGGGTAGTTATCAAGGCAATAACCAATTAACGATGCAAAGGTTTTCAGGCTTATCAGAATCCCGCCAAATACCGCAAGCAGGAAGCTTCCATTGATAAAACGCCATGCGCTGACAAAACCTTCTTTAAATAACACGCCCACGGCAGCGGGGCCAATTTGTTTTAACGAGTGCAATAATTCGTCGTAAATACCGGTTATGAACGCAATGGTTCCGCCGGACACCCCTGGAACAACATCCGCGGCCCCCATGGCCATGCCCTTACCGAGTAATAATGCATAGTCGCGCACACCGCGCTTGCCTGAATTGGTATTCATAACGCCCCAGAAATGTAGTGTCTATTTTGTTTATATGTTCA is a window from the Teredinibacter franksiae genome containing:
- a CDS encoding site-specific integrase, which produces MLDEIRGPLPRKPTKLMDQLRAPMRSRQMAYKTEKTYCYWIVDFIYYHKKQHPKFMGAREVDAYLSHLAIDRNCSVNTQKTALNSLGFLYTKFMSVDLNSKMRHPPKIQKTGKSHCWISPATNTPNI
- the mutS gene encoding DNA mismatch repair protein MutS; translation: MTTKASTTSAPQHTPMMQQYFRIKADHPNEMVFYRMGDFYELFFDDAKKAAKLLDVTLTARGKSNGEPIPMAGVPYHAAENYLAKLVRLGVSVAICEQVGDPATSKGPVERKVMRVVTPGTVSDEALLDEHRDNWLMAISGHEQRYGIACLDMGSGRFFVFEVSGEEALIAEVERLRPAEILAQESLLIPAGINSRAGFRSRAEWEFDFETGERLLTRHFETKDLHGFGCEGLNLAVGAAGCLFGYAKETQRTELGHISSLTIENPDDSVTLDAATRRNLEIDINLTGGEDNTLFSVLNTSSTAMGGRLLRRWLNSPLRDQSILEARQSAITALLSNYLYESLRQSLKHIGDLERILGRIALRSARPRDLSRLLSSIARYPEIQSLLANENAPKIRHLADHISQFPQLVELLDKALIENPPVVLRDGGVIAEGFDSELDELRNISTNAGDFLVKLETQERERTGLSTLKVGYNRVHGYFIEISKLQSDKAPVEYIRRQTLKNAERYITPELKEFEDKALSAKSRALTREKALYETLIDTLNEHLLALQKSAAAVSELDVLSTFAERADRLNFVCPEFSKEQGIHIEQGRHPVVEQVLDNPFIPNNLTLDNQQRMLIITGPNMGGKSTYMRQTALIVLLAQVGCFVPAHACKMGLVDRIFTRIGSSDDLAGGRSTFMVEMTETANILNNASDKSLVLMDEIGRGTSTYDGLSLAWACVEHLAQNLQAFTLFATHYFEITALPEQLPTVKNVHLDATEHNDNIVFLHNIQSGPASKSFGLQVAKLAGIPADVLENAKNQLHRLETGAPTAAHTPPATIPTAAITKAPAASTSPSPQADLFALPEPSKSDQALKKLNPDELTPRQALELIYKLKELM
- the fdxA gene encoding ferredoxin FdxA — its product is MTFVVGDNCIKCKHTDCVEVCPVDCFYEGPNFLVIHPDECIDCALCEPECPVDAIFSEDELPSDQEAFLELNAELAEVWPNITEKKDAPADSEEWDGVEGKLKYLER
- a CDS encoding PEP-CTERM sorting domain-containing protein; translation: MSGKYMDKAIVAVLLSAFATSANAMVAEVPETSSLALIALGVVGLLITRRRSKQ
- the rpoS gene encoding RNA polymerase sigma factor RpoS; amino-acid sequence: MAVQELDTVLSYAEVEQEALSNPNITFGLDDIAENDSAPAKRSAKAKAKPKAKAKPKAKVVRSTTEVDDTYQRNLDATQLYLNEIGFSPLLSAEEEVYFARKALKGDEASRKRMIESNLRLVVKISRRYVNRGLALLDLIEEGNLGLIRAVEKFDPERGFRFSTYATWWIRQTIERAIMNQTRTIRLPIHVVKELNVYLRAARELSQKLDHEPSPEEIANLLDKPVADVERMLALNERVTSMDVPIGPSSEKTVVDTVPDQQVSDPVELLQDSDLSTSLNGWLDELSEKQREVVARRFGLRGHETSTLEEVGREIGLTRERVRQIQVEALRRLRDILEKQGLDATALFGAM
- a CDS encoding peptidoglycan DD-metalloendopeptidase family protein; translation: MNYKLLAQLNGVDSSYHIFPGQKLSLDPKLSLKKAPNRPNQTAKTTPSAKTAAPLAPPSHSEKESVVARKETQNFTLSSPNKWQWPAKGKLVATFSSNGGLNKGIDIRGNLGEPVYTAAAGSVVYSGSGLRGYGKLVIVKHSEKYLSAYAHNRRLIVKEGDKVKAGDKIAEMGSSGSDTVKLHFEIRYNGKPIDPLSLLPRK
- a CDS encoding DUF368 domain-containing protein, whose product is MNTNSGKRGVRDYALLLGKGMAMGAADVVPGVSGGTIAFITGIYDELLHSLKQIGPAAVGVLFKEGFVSAWRFINGSFLLAVFGGILISLKTFASLIGYCLDNYPLLVWAFFSGLIAASIILLLKHQKQWHWRQILACLLGAAFVFGVSVASPAQLPGAWWILFLGGFVAICAMILPGISGSFILLLVGLYPVFLQAITDLDLIALASFGLGCVAGLLVFSRFLSWLLHNFHQTTLATLIGFLIGSLNVTWPWKQTLESAVNRHGEHIPLVQKNISPAQYETLVGQEPQLIAALILVLVGLGLVLLVEKISKRYSIN